A window of uncultured Litoreibacter sp. contains these coding sequences:
- a CDS encoding 6,7-dimethyl-8-ribityllumazine synthase: protein MAGSEAHHVMDTPKFDEPTKLLIVVSPYYKDIANNLLEGAKAEIEAAGATYEIEEMPGALEVPSAIRIADRQGDFDGYVALGCIIRGETTHYETVCNDSSRGLMLLGLQGCNIGNGILTVENRKQAEVRADPKDQNKGGGAAAAALHLIAMQRRYGPKSRGLGFRPGGNDEDDGSFQIA, encoded by the coding sequence ATGGCCGGATCAGAGGCCCATCACGTGATGGACACGCCCAAGTTTGACGAGCCCACCAAGCTGCTGATTGTGGTGTCGCCCTACTATAAAGATATTGCAAACAATCTGTTAGAGGGCGCCAAGGCCGAGATCGAGGCTGCGGGTGCAACCTATGAGATTGAAGAAATGCCCGGCGCGTTGGAAGTGCCCTCTGCCATCCGCATTGCGGACAGACAGGGTGATTTTGACGGCTACGTGGCGCTGGGCTGCATCATTCGCGGGGAGACGACACATTACGAGACAGTCTGCAATGACAGTTCGCGCGGGCTGATGTTGCTGGGACTTCAGGGCTGCAATATCGGCAACGGTATCCTGACGGTGGAGAACCGAAAGCAGGCCGAGGTGCGCGCTGATCCGAAAGATCAGAATAAAGGCGGCGGTGCCGCCGCTGCGGCCTTGCATCTGATCGCGATGCAGCGCAGATACGGGCCGAAATCGCGCGGGCTGGGGTTCCGGCCGGGCGGCAATGATGAAGACGACGGAAGTTTCCAGATCGCATGA
- the nusB gene encoding transcription antitermination factor NusB, protein MTTSNNQKRAMKSASRLYAVQALFQMEHSSQSIDAVRAEFEDHRFGAVYEGEEMIEGDIDTFRGLLEGAVSEQSQIDQLADRAIVETWKIDRIDPTLRALFRAAGAELVAKKTPPKVVIVEFVDVAKAFFPDGREPKFVNAVLDHMAREAQPDAF, encoded by the coding sequence ATGACCACCTCGAACAACCAGAAACGGGCGATGAAATCGGCCTCCCGCCTCTACGCGGTGCAGGCCCTGTTCCAGATGGAGCATTCAAGCCAGTCGATTGACGCCGTCAGGGCGGAATTCGAGGACCACCGTTTTGGCGCGGTCTATGAGGGCGAGGAGATGATCGAGGGGGATATCGACACGTTCCGGGGGCTTTTGGAAGGGGCCGTGTCGGAGCAATCGCAGATTGATCAGCTGGCGGATCGGGCGATTGTAGAGACCTGGAAAATCGACCGAATTGATCCGACGTTGCGCGCCCTTTTCCGGGCGGCAGGTGCGGAATTGGTGGCGAAAAAGACGCCACCCAAGGTGGTAATCGTGGAATTTGTCGACGTCGCCAAGGCGTTTTTCCCTGATGGGCGCGAGCCGAAATTTGTGAACGCCGTTCTGGATCACATGGCCCGCGAGGCGCAGCCAGACGCATTCTAA
- the ribB gene encoding 3,4-dihydroxy-2-butanone-4-phosphate synthase, giving the protein MTDYSDAISPIEEILDDARNGRMFILVDHEDRENEGDLVIPAQMATPEAINFMAKYGRGLICLTLTGERIDALGLPLMASYNSSRHETAFTISIEAREGVTTGISAHDRARTVAVAIDHSKTAADIATPGHIFPLRARNGGVLVRAGHTEAAVDVSRLAGLNPSGVICEIMNEDGSMSRLPDLVGFAQLHNLKIGTISDLIAYRRRHDNLVKESSIQKVTSEFGGEWDMRIFTDETHGSEHIALTMGNLESPAPVLTRMHALNPIEDVLGLGPSPAGELRNAMKTIASEGRGAVVLLRDTTMKLVTDGEVSPQTLRQYGLGAQILAALGLHKLELLTNSPAPNVVGLDAYGLEITGTRNIPTEG; this is encoded by the coding sequence GATTTCCCCGATTGAGGAGATTTTGGATGATGCCCGCAACGGCCGCATGTTCATTCTGGTGGACCATGAGGACCGCGAAAATGAGGGCGATCTGGTCATCCCAGCGCAGATGGCAACCCCGGAAGCCATTAATTTCATGGCAAAATATGGCCGCGGCCTGATTTGCCTGACTTTGACGGGTGAGCGCATCGACGCGTTGGGTCTGCCGTTGATGGCCTCCTACAACTCGTCGCGCCACGAGACCGCTTTTACCATCTCCATCGAGGCCCGCGAGGGCGTGACCACCGGTATCTCCGCCCACGATCGCGCCCGCACCGTCGCCGTTGCAATCGACCATTCCAAGACCGCCGCCGACATCGCCACCCCGGGTCACATATTCCCGCTAAGGGCCCGTAACGGCGGGGTTTTAGTGCGCGCAGGCCATACCGAGGCGGCTGTTGATGTGTCTCGTTTGGCAGGCCTAAATCCGTCCGGTGTGATCTGCGAAATCATGAATGAGGACGGGTCCATGTCCCGCTTGCCGGACCTTGTGGGCTTCGCGCAGTTGCATAACCTCAAGATCGGCACGATCAGCGACCTGATTGCCTATCGCCGCCGCCACGATAACCTTGTGAAAGAGTCGTCAATTCAAAAGGTTACGTCTGAGTTTGGCGGCGAGTGGGACATGCGGATTTTCACCGATGAGACACACGGATCGGAACATATTGCGCTGACCATGGGGAACCTTGAAAGCCCTGCGCCCGTTCTGACGCGTATGCACGCACTGAACCCGATCGAGGACGTGTTGGGCCTTGGTCCGTCACCCGCAGGTGAGCTGCGAAATGCAATGAAAACAATCGCCTCTGAAGGGCGCGGCGCGGTTGTTCTGCTGCGCGATACCACGATGAAGTTGGTCACAGATGGCGAAGTGTCGCCTCAAACATTGCGGCAGTACGGTCTCGGTGCGCAGATATTGGCAGCTCTTGGGCTACACAAGCTGGAGCTTTTGACCAACAGCCCCGCCCCAAATGTGGTCGGCCTCGACGCCTACGGGCTGGAGATCACCGGTACCCGCAACATCCCAACGGAGGGTTAG